One stretch of Streptomyces sp. NBC_01363 DNA includes these proteins:
- the metH gene encoding methionine synthase — translation MASSPTPSADSRNRAEALREALATRVVVADGAMGTMLQAQDPTLEDFQNLEGCNEILNVTRPDIVRSVHEEYFAVGVDCVETNTFGANLAALGEYDIPERVFELSESGARIAREVADEFTASTGQQRWVLGSMGPGTKLPTLGHAPYTRLRDAYQQNAEGMIAGGADALLVETTQDLLQTKASVIGARRALEATGANLPVICSVTVETTGTMLLGSEIGAALTALEPLGIDLIGLNCATGPAEMSEHLRYLARHSRIPLSCMPNAGLPVLGKDGAHYPLSPAELADAQETFVQEYGLSLVGGCCGTTPEHLRQVVERVRGVAVTSRTPRPEPGAASLYQTVPFRQDTSYLAIGERTNANGSKKFREAMLEARWDDCVEMARDQIREGAHMLDLCVDYVGRDGVADMEELAGRFATASTLPIVLDSTELPVLRAGLEKLGGRAVLNSVNYEDGDGPESRFAKVTALAVEHGAALIALTIDEEGQARTVEHKVAVAERLIADLTGNWGIQESDILIDALTFTICTGQEESRGDGIATIEAIRELKKRHPDVQTTLGLSNISFGLNPAARVVLNSVFLDECVKAGLDSAIVHASKILPIARLEEEQVKVALDLIHDRRAEGYDPLQRLMELFEGVSTKSMKAGKAEELLALPLDERLQRRIIDGEKNGLENDLDEALRTRPALDIVNDTLLEGMKVVGELFGSGQMQLPFVLQSAEVMKTAVAHLEPHMEKSDAEGKGTIVLATVRGDVHDIGKNLVDIILSNNGYNVVNLGIKQPVSAILEAAEEHRADVIGMSGLLVKSTVIMKENLEELNQRKLAADFPVILGGAALTRAYVEQDLHEIYEGEVRYARDAFEGLRLMDALIAVKRGVPGAVLPELKQRRVPKRDTAVLEVDEPQEGVRSDVAVDNPVPEPPFWGTRVVKGIQLKEYASWLDEGALFKGQWGLKQARAGDGPTYEELVETEGRPHLRGWLDKLHTENLLEAAVVHGYFPCVSKGDDLILLHEDGSERTRFTFPRQRRGRRLCLADFFRPEESGERDVIGLQVVTVGSKIGGETAKLFEANSYRDYLELHGLSVQLAEALAEYWHARVRSELGFGGEDPSDVEDMFALKYRGARFSLGYGACPDLEDRAKIAELLRPERIGVHLSEEFQLHPEQSTDAIVIHHPEAKYFNAR, via the coding sequence ATGGCCTCGTCGCCGACCCCTTCCGCCGACAGCCGGAACCGAGCCGAAGCCCTCCGCGAGGCGCTCGCCACCCGTGTAGTGGTGGCCGACGGCGCCATGGGCACCATGCTCCAGGCACAGGACCCGACCCTCGAGGACTTCCAGAACCTCGAGGGCTGCAACGAGATCCTGAACGTCACCCGCCCCGACATCGTGCGTTCGGTGCACGAGGAGTACTTCGCCGTCGGCGTGGACTGCGTCGAGACGAACACCTTCGGCGCCAATCTGGCGGCCCTGGGCGAGTACGACATTCCCGAGCGGGTCTTCGAGCTCTCCGAGTCCGGCGCGCGCATCGCCCGCGAGGTCGCCGACGAGTTCACCGCCTCCACCGGGCAGCAGCGCTGGGTGCTCGGCTCGATGGGCCCGGGTACCAAGCTGCCGACGCTGGGCCACGCCCCGTACACCAGGCTCCGCGACGCCTACCAGCAGAACGCCGAAGGCATGATCGCCGGTGGCGCCGACGCCCTCCTGGTCGAGACCACCCAGGACCTGCTCCAGACCAAGGCCTCCGTCATCGGCGCGCGCCGCGCCCTGGAGGCCACCGGGGCCAACCTCCCGGTGATCTGCTCCGTCACCGTCGAGACGACCGGCACCATGCTGCTCGGCTCCGAGATCGGCGCGGCGCTCACCGCCCTGGAACCGCTCGGCATCGACCTCATCGGCCTGAACTGCGCCACCGGCCCGGCCGAGATGAGCGAGCACCTGCGCTACCTCGCCCGTCACTCCCGCATCCCGCTCTCCTGCATGCCCAACGCCGGCCTCCCGGTGCTCGGCAAGGACGGCGCGCACTACCCGCTGTCCCCGGCCGAGCTCGCCGACGCGCAGGAGACCTTCGTCCAGGAGTACGGCCTCTCGCTGGTCGGCGGCTGCTGCGGTACGACTCCGGAGCACCTGCGCCAGGTCGTCGAGCGGGTCCGCGGTGTGGCCGTCACCTCCCGCACCCCGCGCCCCGAGCCGGGTGCCGCCTCCCTCTACCAGACCGTCCCGTTCCGCCAGGACACCTCGTACCTCGCGATCGGCGAGCGCACGAACGCCAACGGGTCGAAGAAGTTCCGCGAGGCCATGCTCGAAGCCCGCTGGGACGACTGCGTGGAGATGGCCCGTGACCAGATCCGCGAGGGCGCGCACATGCTCGACCTCTGCGTCGACTACGTGGGCCGTGACGGTGTGGCGGACATGGAGGAGCTGGCCGGCCGGTTCGCCACCGCGTCCACGCTCCCGATCGTGCTGGACTCGACGGAGCTGCCCGTGCTGCGGGCCGGCCTGGAGAAGCTGGGCGGGCGTGCCGTCCTGAACTCGGTCAACTACGAGGACGGCGACGGTCCCGAGTCCCGGTTCGCCAAGGTCACCGCGCTGGCCGTGGAGCACGGTGCCGCGCTGATCGCGCTGACCATCGACGAGGAGGGCCAGGCCCGCACCGTCGAGCACAAGGTCGCCGTCGCCGAGCGGCTGATCGCGGACCTGACCGGAAACTGGGGCATCCAGGAGTCGGACATCCTGATCGACGCCCTCACCTTCACCATCTGCACCGGTCAGGAGGAGTCCCGCGGCGACGGCATCGCCACCATCGAGGCGATCCGTGAGCTGAAGAAGCGCCACCCCGACGTGCAGACCACGCTGGGCCTGTCCAACATCTCCTTCGGCCTCAATCCGGCCGCCCGCGTCGTGCTGAACTCCGTCTTCCTCGACGAGTGCGTCAAGGCCGGACTCGACTCCGCGATCGTGCACGCCTCCAAGATCCTGCCGATCGCCCGCCTGGAGGAGGAGCAGGTCAAGGTCGCCCTCGACCTGATCCACGACCGGCGCGCCGAGGGGTACGACCCGCTGCAGCGGCTCATGGAGCTGTTCGAGGGCGTCAGCACGAAGTCGATGAAGGCGGGCAAGGCCGAGGAGCTCCTGGCCCTGCCGCTCGACGAGCGGCTCCAGCGCCGCATCATCGACGGTGAGAAGAACGGCCTGGAGAACGACCTCGACGAGGCGCTGCGGACCCGCCCGGCCCTCGACATCGTCAACGACACCCTCCTGGAGGGCATGAAGGTCGTCGGCGAGCTCTTCGGCTCCGGCCAGATGCAGCTGCCCTTCGTCCTCCAGTCCGCCGAGGTCATGAAGACCGCGGTGGCACACCTCGAACCGCACATGGAGAAGTCCGACGCCGAGGGCAAGGGCACCATCGTCCTGGCCACGGTCCGCGGCGACGTCCACGACATCGGCAAGAACCTCGTCGACATCATCCTGTCCAACAACGGCTACAACGTCGTCAACCTCGGCATCAAGCAGCCCGTCTCCGCGATCCTGGAAGCCGCGGAGGAACACCGGGCCGACGTCATCGGCATGTCCGGCCTCCTGGTGAAGTCCACCGTGATCATGAAGGAGAACCTGGAGGAGCTGAACCAGCGCAAGCTGGCCGCCGACTTCCCCGTCATCCTCGGCGGCGCGGCCCTCACCCGGGCCTACGTCGAGCAGGACCTCCACGAGATCTACGAGGGCGAGGTCCGCTACGCCCGCGACGCGTTCGAGGGGCTGCGTCTGATGGACGCGCTGATCGCGGTCAAGCGTGGTGTCCCGGGTGCGGTCCTGCCCGAGCTCAAGCAGCGCCGGGTGCCCAAGCGCGACACTGCGGTCCTGGAGGTCGACGAGCCGCAGGAGGGCGTCCGCTCGGACGTCGCCGTCGACAACCCGGTCCCCGAGCCCCCCTTCTGGGGCACCCGGGTCGTCAAGGGCATCCAGCTCAAGGAGTACGCGTCCTGGCTCGACGAGGGCGCCCTCTTCAAGGGCCAGTGGGGGCTGAAGCAGGCGCGCGCCGGTGACGGACCGACGTACGAGGAGCTGGTGGAGACCGAGGGCCGCCCGCACCTGCGCGGCTGGCTCGACAAGCTCCACACCGAGAACCTCCTGGAAGCCGCCGTCGTCCACGGCTACTTCCCCTGCGTGTCCAAGGGCGACGACCTGATCCTGCTCCACGAGGACGGCTCCGAGCGGACCCGCTTCACCTTCCCGCGCCAGCGCCGAGGCCGGCGGCTCTGCCTCGCGGACTTCTTCCGCCCCGAGGAGTCCGGCGAGCGGGACGTGATCGGTCTCCAGGTCGTCACCGTCGGCTCGAAGATCGGCGGCGAGACCGCGAAGCTCTTCGAGGCCAACTCCTACCGCGACTACCTGGAGCTGCACGGCCTGTCCGTACAGCTGGCCGAGGCCCTGGCCGAGTACTGGCACGCCCGGGTCCGCTCGGAGCTGGGCTTCGGCGGCGAGGACCCGTCCGACGTCGAGGACATGTTCGCGCTGAAGTACCGGGGGGCGCGCTTCTCCCTCGGCTACGGTGCCTGCCCCGATCTGGAGGACCGGGCGAAGATCGCCGAGCTGCTCCGGCCGGAGCGGATCGGGGTGCATCTCTCGGAGGAATTCCAGCTGCATCCGGAGCAGTCCACCGACGCGATCGTCATCCACCACCCGGAGGCGAAGTACTTCAACGCGCGGTAA
- a CDS encoding HAD family phosphatase, with translation MTSTVPASLTRTAEGAALQAVLLDMDGTLVDTEGFWWDAEVEVFAELGHRLDEAWRDVVVGGPMTRSAGYLMDVTGADITLDELTVLLNDRFEKRIGRGVPLMPGAARLLAELVRHDIPTALVSASHRRIIDRVLESVGRHHFALTVAGDEVSRTKPHPEPYLTAASGFGAEPERCAVIEDTATGVAAAEAAGCRVVAVPSVAPIAPASGRVVVRSLEEVDLAFLRGLVTGTR, from the coding sequence ATGACCAGCACGGTCCCCGCGTCCTTGACCCGCACGGCCGAAGGCGCCGCGCTCCAGGCCGTCCTCCTCGACATGGACGGCACTCTCGTCGACACCGAGGGGTTCTGGTGGGACGCGGAGGTGGAGGTCTTCGCCGAGCTCGGTCACCGGCTCGACGAGGCCTGGCGGGACGTGGTGGTCGGCGGGCCGATGACCCGCAGCGCCGGCTACCTCATGGACGTCACCGGCGCGGACATCACCCTCGACGAACTCACCGTGCTGCTCAACGACCGCTTCGAGAAGCGCATCGGCCGCGGGGTGCCGCTGATGCCGGGCGCTGCCCGGCTGCTGGCCGAACTGGTCAGGCACGACATCCCGACGGCCCTGGTCTCCGCCTCGCACCGGCGGATCATCGACCGGGTGCTGGAATCGGTGGGCCGTCACCACTTCGCGCTCACCGTCGCGGGCGACGAGGTCTCCCGTACGAAGCCGCACCCGGAGCCCTATCTCACCGCCGCTTCCGGCTTCGGCGCGGAGCCCGAGCGCTGTGCGGTCATCGAGGACACCGCGACCGGTGTCGCGGCCGCGGAGGCGGCGGGCTGCCGGGTGGTCGCCGTACCGTCCGTCGCTCCCATCGCCCCCGCGTCCGGCCGGGTGGTCGTGCGTTCGCTCGAAGAAGTCGATCTCGCCTTCCTCCGGGGACTGGTCACGGGAACGCGTTGA